Part of the Arsenicicoccus sp. oral taxon 190 genome, ACCACCAGCCTCGCCGCGCCCTGCTCCGACGCGGCCACCACCTTCGCCTCGCCCGACTTCACCGGCGCGCTGACGCGGGTGGCGGACGAGTTCCGGCGCGCCCGGGGCTCGGCGTGCAGCCCCGTGGTGGTGGAGCCGGTCGCCGGCCCCGCCACGCTCCCCGACGTCGTGCCGCCCCGACGCGCCGCCGTGTGGGTGGCCCGCAGCACCGCCGACGTCGCGGCCCTGCCGCGGTCGCTCCCCCACGGGGCCACCACCGCGGTCGCCAGCTCACCCGTGGTCCTCGCCCTGCCCGCCCCCATGGCCGACGCGTGGGGATGGCCCACCCAGCCCCTGACCGTGGAGGCCTGGCGCGCCTGGATGCTCGGCCGCCAGACGTGGGCCGGTGCGGGCCACCCCGAATGGGGTCAGCTGTCGATCCAGATGGCCGACCCGGCGCACAGCCCGACCGCGGCGATCGGGTTCGGCGCCCTCGCGTCCCTCGCCAACGGCGCCCCGCTCACGGCCCCACCCGACTACACCGCGCCGGACGAGCGCGCTCTGTCCGTCATCAAGGTCGAGCACCGCGTGTCGTCGGTGACCCCGGACGACGCGGGCGTGCTCCCCGGGCGGGAGCAATCCATGGCCGACATCGTGCGGCGGGCCTCCGCCTACGTCACCACCGAGAAGGCGGTCGCGGACCACAACGCCGCGCACCCCACCGTCCCCCTCGCCGCGGTGCCCCTCGGGGGCGGGTCGGCGTCGATCCCGTTGACCGCCGTGCGCGTCGGCAGCCTCGACACGTCCACCCCGGGGGCGGCATACGCCGAGGCCTTCGTCGGCTACCTGGGCTCCGACGCGGGGCGCGTCGCGCTGCGCGCGGCGGGGCTGCGTGGACCAGACGGGGCCGCGCCCACGGACCAGCCGCTCGGCGTGGCCTACGCGGCTGCCTCCCGGCCGCCGGCCGCCGTCACGCCGCAGAGCGTGCAGGGGGCCGCCAAGATCTTCGCGGTGATGCACGTGCGGATCTCGTCGATGGCGCTGATCGACGCGTCGGGCTCGATGAACCAACGGTTCCCGGGGGACCGGCTCAGCCGCATCGACCTCGTGCGCGGCCTCGTGGGCCAGACCTACCGCACCGCCTCCCCCCGCGCCCGCTCGGGCGTGTGGTTCTTCCACACCGTGGACGAGGGCGGCACCCCCCTCATCGAGCGCGCCACCCCGCTGGAGGTCAACAAGACCCCGTATGGCGCCGGCGCGCACAGCGATCGCGTCGCCCGGGCGCTCGAGAACGTCACCATTAAGGGCGGGACGCCGCTCTACCAGGCGGTCCGCGAGGCCTACGCCTACACGTTGAGCGCGTACGACCCCAGCTACATCAACCAGCTGGTCGTGCTCAGCGACGGCGCCAACCGCGACACCACCAGCCCCGACCAGCTGGGCGACCTCCTGACCTACCTGGAGCAGGTGCAGGACCCGAACCGGCCGGTCCGGATCGTGTGCATCGGCTACGGCGCCGAGGCCGACATGGGTGCCCTCCAGGCCATCGCGCGGGCCACCGGGGGCCGAGCCGCGCAGGTCCGCACGCCCGCCGAGACGGCGTCGGCCGTCAGCTTCGCCCTGTTCTCCGCCTGACCCATCACCCCCTCCCCGCCAACGTGGTCTCTTTTGGCTCGGTGGGAACCAAAATCGTCCACGTTGTCAGGTGGGTAGGGCGTAGCCCGGGCCGGGGGCGTATGACGAAACCGCCCGCCTCCCCTGATCGGGGAAACGGGCGGTTGCGGTGCTCGGCATACGGCCGAGGGTGGGATCACCCCCGACGGTACGTCAGCTGGGTCAGCTACCGACCTTGCCGTCGTTGTCGCGGTCCAGCTTGTCCTTGATCTTGTCGCCGAGGCCGACCTTGCCGTCGTTGTCGTAGTCGCGGTCGTTGCCGACCCCACCACGACCCGCGTCGGTCCCGCGAACGCCACCCTCGCGCTCGACCTCGATCTCCTCCTTGCGGACGTCCTCGGTGACGCGCTGGTTCTCCGTCACGCGCTCCTTGCCCAGGGAGACCTGCTCCTTGGCCACGACGTCCTTGTCGACGACGACCTCCTCCTCGCGGAGGCGGACCTCGGCGGTCTCGCCGTCGCCGATGCGGGCGTTGCCGGCCTGGCCGTCACGGATGGGGGTGCGCTCGACGCGAACCTCCTCGTGGGTGACGGGCACGTCGACGGTCTCGCGCTCGGTGCGCACGTGCTTGCGCAGGCGGACGGTGCCGGCCTCACGCTCACGGGTGCCGACGCGCAGCTCCTCCTCGGAGCGCGTCATCGTGCCGTCGCCGCGGCCCGCGACACCACGGCGAGCGTCGGCGTCGCCGTCCGCACCGTGGTCGCCGCCACGGCCCATGGCGTCCGCGTCGCCGTCGGCACCGTGGTCGCCGCCACGGCCCATGGCGTCCGCGTCGCCGTCGGCACCGTGGTCGGCGCCGTGGTCGTCGCGACGACCCGCGAGCCCGGCGGTGCCGGCCACACCGGCGTCAGCGTCGCCGTCGTGGTCACGAACGCCGCGGCGGTCGTCGTAGCCCTCGTCGTAGTCGCGGCCGTAGTAGCGGTAGAGCTCGCGCTCCTCGTCGGCGTCCAGGTGACGGTCGGCGTCCACGCGGGGAGCGTCCTTCACCTTGTCCTTGGAGAAGGGCACGCGCACCGTGTCGCCCTCGACCTGCGCGTCGTCCAGCGGGATGAACGTGTGAGCGGTGCCGAACAGGCCGGTGTTGACCGTGACCCAGGACGGGCGGCCCGTGCGGTCGTCGTTGTAGACGTCGCCGACCTTGCCGATCTTGTCGCCGTTGTTGTCGACGACGACTCCGCCGAGGATCTGCTCGATGTGCTCGTTGCTGACCATGCTGGGGTTCCGCCTTTCGTTGGTTACCAGTAGTTGCCGGTGCAGGCTGCCACCGTCCCCGGATGGGGCAGCGGCGCCTCGCTGGTCATCACTTGCCCACCCCCTGCTGGGCCCAAACCCCCGATCCCCAGAAAATCTGCCGGACCCCCGGTCGCGGCATCCGCGCAGGTCAGAGGCCTGAAGAGGCCCCGACCACGCACGGCCCCGCCGGCCTCAGAGCCCCGTCGGCGCAGCGGCTCCCGGCTCCGACACCGCCCGGACGACCGGCCGCAGGTCCAGCCACCACTGGTCCCGGGGACGCCGGTGGACGAGGTCCATGAGCTCCGGCATCCGGGCGAGCGGCGTGGCCCGGACGCGACCGCGGACCAGGCCGACGAGCTGCGCCTCCTGCCCACCGGCGGCCAGCTCCCCGGTCAGCAGGTCGATCGCGTGAGCGACCAGCCGGGTGGCCAGGATCCGGTCGAACGGTGACGGGTCGCCCCCCTGCTGGACGTGCCCCAGCACCGCCTGGCGGACGTCATACCGCTCCTGCCCCTCCTGGTCGAAGAGCCGGGCGAGGAAGTCCAGGGTGTACTGCTCCGAGGAGCGCTCGTTGCGCACCGCGAGGAAGAGCCGGCGCCCCGCGTCGAAGGAGGACCGCAGCCGCTGCACGTCCCGCTGCAGGTCGTCCAGGGTGATGCCCTCCTCGTGGAGGTAGACGCGCTCGGCGCCCCCGGCGAGGCCGCCCATCAGCGCGAGGTAGCCGCAGTAGCGGCCCATCGTCTCCACGACGAAGCAGCGCCGGCGTGCGGACGCGGACTGCTTGATCCGGTCCAGCGCGTCCACGATCGCGTTGAGCGCGGTGTCCGCGCCGACGGCGAGCTCGGACCCCGGCAGGTTGTTATCGATGGAGGCGGGCACGCACACCATGGGTATCCGGAACGCCGGGTAGCGGTCCCGCTCCTGCCACAGCGTCTGGGCGCCGACGTAGGCGTTCCAGCCGCCGATGACGAGCAGCGCGTCCACCCGGTGCTCCTCCAGCGCCCGCCCGATCGGGTAGAGGTGCTCCACCTCCGGCAGGCTGCGGCGGACCCCCAGCTCGGCGCCGCCGATCGCGGTCCACCCCTCCACGTCGCCCCAGGCCAGCTCGCGGATGTCGCCGTCCCGCAGCCCTGGGTAGCCGCCCTGGATCCCCAGCATGGTGTGGCCGCGGTCGAGCCCGAGG contains:
- a CDS encoding vWA domain-containing protein is translated as MTQTFGRHRGRRPRERAGNVAAALIAVGALAGAGYIAVRDRPTPGASSAAGVTPTSPPTTSLAAPCSDAATTFASPDFTGALTRVADEFRRARGSACSPVVVEPVAGPATLPDVVPPRRAAVWVARSTADVAALPRSLPHGATTAVASSPVVLALPAPMADAWGWPTQPLTVEAWRAWMLGRQTWAGAGHPEWGQLSIQMADPAHSPTAAIGFGALASLANGAPLTAPPDYTAPDERALSVIKVEHRVSSVTPDDAGVLPGREQSMADIVRRASAYVTTEKAVADHNAAHPTVPLAAVPLGGGSASIPLTAVRVGSLDTSTPGAAYAEAFVGYLGSDAGRVALRAAGLRGPDGAAPTDQPLGVAYAAASRPPAAVTPQSVQGAAKIFAVMHVRISSMALIDASGSMNQRFPGDRLSRIDLVRGLVGQTYRTASPRARSGVWFFHTVDEGGTPLIERATPLEVNKTPYGAGAHSDRVARALENVTIKGGTPLYQAVREAYAYTLSAYDPSYINQLVVLSDGANRDTTSPDQLGDLLTYLEQVQDPNRPVRIVCIGYGAEADMGALQAIARATGGRAAQVRTPAETASAVSFALFSA
- a CDS encoding DUF2382 domain-containing protein, giving the protein MVSNEHIEQILGGVVVDNNGDKIGKVGDVYNDDRTGRPSWVTVNTGLFGTAHTFIPLDDAQVEGDTVRVPFSKDKVKDAPRVDADRHLDADEERELYRYYGRDYDEGYDDRRGVRDHDGDADAGVAGTAGLAGRRDDHGADHGADGDADAMGRGGDHGADGDADAMGRGGDHGADGDADARRGVAGRGDGTMTRSEEELRVGTREREAGTVRLRKHVRTERETVDVPVTHEEVRVERTPIRDGQAGNARIGDGETAEVRLREEEVVVDKDVVAKEQVSLGKERVTENQRVTEDVRKEEIEVEREGGVRGTDAGRGGVGNDRDYDNDGKVGLGDKIKDKLDRDNDGKVGS